The following coding sequences lie in one Melopsittacus undulatus isolate bMelUnd1 chromosome 9, bMelUnd1.mat.Z, whole genome shotgun sequence genomic window:
- the PAQR5 gene encoding membrane progestin receptor gamma, translating into MLSIKLPRLLSINQVPKGYQEQGILFGYRPPRSSAADCLLSVFQMTNETLNIWTHFVPAWYFVWTLVGRLQGPGGREDPNAWPLLAYLLTCCIYPLASSCAHTFSTMSTRTRHICYFFDYAALSTYSLGSALAYSAYIFPMGWINSTFHQCYVPIAVFNTVVSTSLSCYSRFLEVERPMFSKASRILAFAYPYLFDSIPLFYRFYLCMAESCTEAAIPVHYKHTALAFLTCFIFASHLPERLAPGHFDYIGHSHQVFHVCGIIGTHFQMEAIMMDMAERHDRLLPSSLLPSSLQTLASMGICMAMNLAVIGLCSMSLRFMPEPLQREKPHKH; encoded by the exons ATGCTGAGCATCAAGTTACCCCGGCTGCTCAGCATCAACCAAGTGCCTAAG GGGTACCAGGAGCAGGGCATCCTCTTTGGGTATCGCCCCCCCCGGAGCTCAGCAGCCGATTGCCTCCTCAGCGTCTTCCAGATGACGAATGAGACACTCAACATCTGGACCCACTTTGTGCCTGCCTG GTACTTTGTGTGGACCCTGGTGGGGCGGCTGCAGGGCCCGGGGGGCCGGGAGGACCCCAATGCCTGGCCCCTCCTCGCCTACCTCCTGACCTGCTGCATCTACCCCTTGGCCTCCAGCTGTGCCCACACCTTCAGCACCATGTCCACCCGCACCCGGCACATCTGCTACTTCTTTGACTATGCTGCTCTCAGCACATACAGCCTGG GATCCGCCTTGGCATACTCGGCCTACATCTTCCCAATGGGATGGATCAACAGCACCTTCCACCAGTGCTATGTGCCCATCGCTGTGTTCAACACTGTCGTCAGCACCAGCCTGTCCTGCTACTCCAG GTTTCTGGAGGTGGAGCGGCCCATGTTCAGCAAGGCTTCCCGCATCCTGGCCTTTGCATACCCATACCTCTTCGACAGCATCCCTCTCTTCTACAGG TTCTACCTGTGCATGGCAGAGAGCTGCACGGAGGCTGCCATCCCAGTCCATTACAAGCACACTGCTCTTGCCTTCCTCACTTGCTTCATCTTCGCCAGCCATCTGCCAGAGCGGCTCGCACCAGGACACTTTGATTATATCG ggcacagccacCAAGTTTTCCATGTCTGTGGCATCATCGGCACACACTTCCAGATGGAAGCCATCATGATGGACATGGCTGAGCGGCACGACCGGCTCCTGCCCTCCTCgctgcttccctcctccctgcagaccCTGGCCTCGATGGGCATCTGCATGGCCATGAACCTGGCTGTCATCGGGCTCTGCTCCATGTCCCTGCGCTTCATGCCAGAGcctctgcagagagaaaagccACACAAACATTAG
- the GLCE gene encoding D-glucuronyl C5-epimerase isoform X1 codes for MRCLAARVNYKTLIIICALFTLVMVLLWNRCSSDRAGPFPRSLSGPERRAAAPESEEASPQEQQKAPPIAGGFNRAPGLKYEEIDCLINDEHTVKGRREGNEVFLPFSWVEKYFEVYGKIAQYDGYDRFEFSHSYSKVYTQRAPYHPDGVFMSFEGYNVEVRDRVKCISGVEGVPLSTQWGPQGYFYPIQIAQYGLSHYSKNLTEKPPHVEVYETAEEKDRASRAAEWTVPKGCSLSTVADRAKFTSVKQFIAPDSTEGISLQLGNTRDFIISLDLKFITNGSISVVLETTEKNQLFTVHYVSNNQLIAFKDRDIYYGIGPRTAWSTLTRDLVTDLRKGVGLSNTKAVKQTKIMPKRVVRLVAKGRGFLDNVTISATAHMAAFFAASNWLVRNQDERGGWPIMVTRKLGEGFKSLEPGWYSAMAQGQAISTLVRAYLLTKEPAFLSSALRATAPYKLPSEQRGVKAVFMNRHDWYEEYPTSPSSFVLNGFMYSLIGLYDLKETAGEKLGKEARVLYERGMESLKAMLPLYDTGSGTIYDLRHFMLGTAPNLARWDYHTTHINQLQLLSTIDESPIFKEFVKRWKSYLRGGRAKHN; via the exons ATGCGTTGCTTGGCAGCTCGGGTCAACTACAAGACTCTGATCATCATCTGCGCCCTCTTCACGCTGGTGATGGTGCTGCTGTGGAACCGATGCTCCTCCGACAGAGCCGGCCCATTCCCCCGCAGCCTGTCCGGCCCCGAGCGCcgagctgcagcccctgagaGCGAGGAGGCATCCCCCCAAGAGCAGCAGAAGGCTCCCCCCATTGCAGGGGGCTTCAACAGAGCCCCGGGGCTGAAGTACGAGGAGATAGACTGTCTGATCAATGACGAGCACACCGtgaaagggaggagggaaggcaaCGAGGTCTTCCTGCCGTTCAGCTGGGTAGAGAAATACTTTGAGGTTTATGGGAAAATTGCTCAGTACGATGGTTATGACAGGTTTGAATTCTCTCATAGCTACTCCAAAGTATACACACAGCGAGCACCTTACCACCCCGATGGGGTCTTCATGTCCTTCGAGGGCTACAACGTGGAGGTTCGGGACAGAGTGAAGTGCATAAGTGGTGTTGAAG GTGTGCCATTATCCACACAGTGGGGCCCTCAAGGCTATTTCTACCCCATCCAGATTGCACAGTACGGGTTGAGTCACTACAGTAAGAACCTGACTGAGAAACCCCCTCACGTGGAGGTGTATGAAACAGCTGAAGAGAAGGACAGGGCCAGCAGGGCTGCGGAGTGGACGGTGCCCAAAGGCTGCTCCCTGTCCACAGTGGCTGACAGAGCCAAGTTCACCAGTGTCAAGCAGTTCATCGCTCCAG ACAGCACCGAGGGGATATCTCTGCAGCTGGGGAACACCCGGGATTTTATCATTTCCTTGGATCTCAAATTCATCACGAACGGGAGCATTTCCGTGGTCCTTGAGACAACAGAGAAGAACCAGCTCTTCACCGTGCACTACGTCTCCAACAACCAGCTCATCGCCTTTAAGGACCGGGACATCTACTATGGCATCGGCCCCAGGACTGCCTGGAGCACCCTCACCAGGGACCTGGTGACCGACCTGCGCAAAGGGGTCGGGCTCTCCAACACGAAAGCTGTGAAGCAGACCAAAATCATGCCCaagagggtggtgaggctggTGGCAAAGGGCAGAGGCTTCCTCGACAACGTCACTATCTCGGCCACTGCTCACATGGCAGCTTTCTTTGCTGCCAGCAACTGGCTGGTGAGGAACCAGGACGAGAGGGGTGGTTGGCCCATCATGGTGACGAGGAAGCTGGGGGAAGGCTTCAAGTCCTTGGAGCCGGGCTGGTACTCGGCCATGGCACAAGGACAGGCCATCTCAACACTGGTGCGGGCTTACCTGCTGACCAAAGAGCCCGCGTTCCTGAGCTCGGCTCTGCGTGCCACAGCACCCTACAAGCTGCCATCGGAGCAGCGCGGTGTCAAAGCGGTCTTCATGAACAGGCATGACTGGTATGAGGAGTACCCGACCTCCCCCAGCTCCTTTGTGCTCAATGGCTTCATGTACTCCTTGATCGGGCTCTATGACTTGAAGGAAACGGCCGGGGAGAAGCTGGGGAAGGAGGCGCGGGTGCTCTATGAGCGGGGCATGGAGTCCCTCAAGGCCATGCTTCCCCTCTACGACACCGGCTCAGGGACCATCTATGACCTCCGGCACTTCATGCTGGGCACTGCTCCCAACCTGGCCCGCTGGGACTATCACACCACCCACATCaaccagctccagctcctcagcaccatCGACGAGTCGCCCATCTTCAAGGAGTTTGTCAAGCGATGGAAGAGCTACCTGCGAGGTGGGCGAGCAAAGCACAACTAG
- the GLCE gene encoding D-glucuronyl C5-epimerase isoform X2 gives MSFEGYNVEVRDRVKCISGVEGVPLSTQWGPQGYFYPIQIAQYGLSHYSKNLTEKPPHVEVYETAEEKDRASRAAEWTVPKGCSLSTVADRAKFTSVKQFIAPDSTEGISLQLGNTRDFIISLDLKFITNGSISVVLETTEKNQLFTVHYVSNNQLIAFKDRDIYYGIGPRTAWSTLTRDLVTDLRKGVGLSNTKAVKQTKIMPKRVVRLVAKGRGFLDNVTISATAHMAAFFAASNWLVRNQDERGGWPIMVTRKLGEGFKSLEPGWYSAMAQGQAISTLVRAYLLTKEPAFLSSALRATAPYKLPSEQRGVKAVFMNRHDWYEEYPTSPSSFVLNGFMYSLIGLYDLKETAGEKLGKEARVLYERGMESLKAMLPLYDTGSGTIYDLRHFMLGTAPNLARWDYHTTHINQLQLLSTIDESPIFKEFVKRWKSYLRGGRAKHN, from the exons ATGTCCTTCGAGGGCTACAACGTGGAGGTTCGGGACAGAGTGAAGTGCATAAGTGGTGTTGAAG GTGTGCCATTATCCACACAGTGGGGCCCTCAAGGCTATTTCTACCCCATCCAGATTGCACAGTACGGGTTGAGTCACTACAGTAAGAACCTGACTGAGAAACCCCCTCACGTGGAGGTGTATGAAACAGCTGAAGAGAAGGACAGGGCCAGCAGGGCTGCGGAGTGGACGGTGCCCAAAGGCTGCTCCCTGTCCACAGTGGCTGACAGAGCCAAGTTCACCAGTGTCAAGCAGTTCATCGCTCCAG ACAGCACCGAGGGGATATCTCTGCAGCTGGGGAACACCCGGGATTTTATCATTTCCTTGGATCTCAAATTCATCACGAACGGGAGCATTTCCGTGGTCCTTGAGACAACAGAGAAGAACCAGCTCTTCACCGTGCACTACGTCTCCAACAACCAGCTCATCGCCTTTAAGGACCGGGACATCTACTATGGCATCGGCCCCAGGACTGCCTGGAGCACCCTCACCAGGGACCTGGTGACCGACCTGCGCAAAGGGGTCGGGCTCTCCAACACGAAAGCTGTGAAGCAGACCAAAATCATGCCCaagagggtggtgaggctggTGGCAAAGGGCAGAGGCTTCCTCGACAACGTCACTATCTCGGCCACTGCTCACATGGCAGCTTTCTTTGCTGCCAGCAACTGGCTGGTGAGGAACCAGGACGAGAGGGGTGGTTGGCCCATCATGGTGACGAGGAAGCTGGGGGAAGGCTTCAAGTCCTTGGAGCCGGGCTGGTACTCGGCCATGGCACAAGGACAGGCCATCTCAACACTGGTGCGGGCTTACCTGCTGACCAAAGAGCCCGCGTTCCTGAGCTCGGCTCTGCGTGCCACAGCACCCTACAAGCTGCCATCGGAGCAGCGCGGTGTCAAAGCGGTCTTCATGAACAGGCATGACTGGTATGAGGAGTACCCGACCTCCCCCAGCTCCTTTGTGCTCAATGGCTTCATGTACTCCTTGATCGGGCTCTATGACTTGAAGGAAACGGCCGGGGAGAAGCTGGGGAAGGAGGCGCGGGTGCTCTATGAGCGGGGCATGGAGTCCCTCAAGGCCATGCTTCCCCTCTACGACACCGGCTCAGGGACCATCTATGACCTCCGGCACTTCATGCTGGGCACTGCTCCCAACCTGGCCCGCTGGGACTATCACACCACCCACATCaaccagctccagctcctcagcaccatCGACGAGTCGCCCATCTTCAAGGAGTTTGTCAAGCGATGGAAGAGCTACCTGCGAGGTGGGCGAGCAAAGCACAACTAG